The genome window AAGTCCTGTTTTTTTTATAAATCTATTTAGTACAATGCATAGCTGCCTCCGCTTCCTGCCATGGAACGGAGTAACCCTTGCCTTTTGCACAAAAAATACTAGAGGATGTATATTCAGGATCGGCGTTCTTATCGTAGCCAATTTGCGCGATAATGTCTTCAGTATTGTGACACAAATCATAGCCATCAAATTGTAGGGAGAGTACGCCCTTACCATTGGTGTAGGCGGCAAAGGTTGTACTGTAGCTCATAAATGTTGCGACAGGGGCACGTCCGGTTAAAATCGCATTATTTTCAGTTAAGATTGGCGCGTCAAATGTTCCAGAAGCTTGCTGAATATCGGTCATCATGCGGCCGATAAAATCACTAGGGGCTTTAAGCTTAAAGCGGTAATACGGCTCTAGTAATACATTTTCTGCTTGCTCTAGCCCTTGACGTAATGCACGGAATGTTGCCTCTCGGAAATCGCCACCTTCAGTATGTTTAATATGTGCACGCCCCGTTAAGAGAGTGAAGCGTATATCTGTCACGGGAAAACCTGTTAACAGCCCATGATGATCGCGCTCGAATAAATGCTTTTCAATGAGTCGTTGATGCCCAACCGATAAATCATCCGCATGACATGCATTGACAAATGTATTGCCAGTACCACGTGTATTTGGCTCCATTAATAAATGGACTTCTGCATAATGCTTTAATGGCTCAAAATGACCGTAGCCTGTCACAGTTGTTGAGATTGTTTCCATGTATAAAATCTGTGGTTCGCCAAATGAAATGTCTAGAGAGAAGCGTTTGTTGAGCACTTCGATAAGAACCTCGAGTTGGATGACACCCATAATATGTACATGAATTTCTTGAAACTTTTCATGCCAAATAACACGTAATGATGGTTCTTCTGCTTCAAGCATGCGAAAAGTTTTTAAAACTTCCTTTATATGCTGATCGCCTTCATATTGTACTTTTGCCTGCAACGTTGGCACTAATTCATAGGGCTGCGAGTTGCTTGCACGACCAATGATATCGCCGATGTTTGCCTGACTAATCCCTTTGACTACGAAAATCTCTCCGGCTTTAACCTCTTGTACGGTTTCATAACGGCTGCCATTATATAGCCGAATCTCAGTCACTTTTTCTGTCACATCACCAAACGAAAATTCATCCCGCACATGCAATGTACCTTGTAATCCCTTTAAAAAAGTTAAGCGTTGGTGTCCATCATGACGAATTTTAAAGACTTCGCCTTGAAACGCTACATTATTGTTAAAATGTGTCTCTGTAAGTAGGGGAAGCTGTGCTAGGAATTCCTTTATCCCAATATCTTTTAAGGCAGAGCCAGTAAAACACAAAAAGGCATTTTCTTGATTAATCATCGCTTGTAAATGAGTAAGGCAGTTGGAACTATCCAATGTTTCATTTAGAAAAGCATCGAGAAGCTGCTCATCACGTTCAGCAAGCCACTCCATCATGTGAGTTGAAACATAGTCAGAACGGAGCGGTTCATCTACGAATAGTACATCCTCAGAGCAATCCTTTTGAAGCTGTGCCATAACGGCTTCAACATCTGCCCCTTCACGATCAATTTTGTTGATAAAAAAGAAGGTAGGGACGTGATATTGGCGTAAAAGTTGCCACACTGTTTCCGTATGACCTTGTATTCCTTCAACTGCACTAACAATAATAATGGCATAATCCATAACCCGAATGGCACGCTCCATCTCTGGAGAGAAATCGACGTGCCCAGGTGTATCGATTAACGTATATGTATCATCTCCAAGCGACATGCGACCTTGCTCCGCAAAAATTGTAATGCCTCGCTGACGCTCCAGCTCATGATTATCTAGAAATGTATCCTGGTGATCCACTCGTCCGCGGGCTTGAATACTGTTTGTATGAAATAGTAACTGCTCAGAAAATGTTGTTTTTCCTGCATCAACGTGAGCGAGTACACCAATTGTTACATGCATAAAAAATCCTCGTTTCTATTAGTTCGTTTATCAACATTGTAACAGAATGGGTTAAAAAATATTTCGTATAAAAATAGTTAGTGTTTATGTCGCAATAGTGTTAATATATTTATGATTATGATTTATTGGTATTTTTGTGAGATTGTGAATTTGCTAGTTTATCAATATCATTTACAACAATAAAATATAACGACGTATTGGTGCAAATGACCTTTGTCATTTGCTTAAAAGGGAAATCGGTGCAAATCCGATGCTGTCCCGCAACTGTAAATGGGGAGTCTATACGAGATGCCACTGTAGCTAAGCTATGGGAAGGCGTATAGATGATGAACCTAAGCCAGGATACCTGCCAATATGTATTCTTTTACTTAAACCACGAGGATGGGGATAGTGAATAGGTTGAAAAACCCTTCTTTCACTATGCTAACCTCTTGGAAACAAGGGGATTTTTTTATGCCCTTTTTTAACTTCTAGTCAAAGTAACTTGATAGCAAAGAAGTCTAATGATTTCTTTCTATATATTTAACATCAAAGGAGAAGAGGACATGAAGAAATGGAAAAGTTTGTGGCTAGTCTTTGCGATCGCATTGATGGCAATATTGGGTGCATGTAGTGAAAAGGACAAACCAGAATCTGCTACACAAGGTGAGAAGGTAGAGCCTTCACAAGCTGAAAAGACAGAAATAACGATTGAAAATAATGGAACAACACAAGTATATAAGGAAGCACCAAAAAAAGCGATTAGCTTAAATCAGCACGTGACAGAAATTATGTTGGCTTTAGGCTTAGAAGATTCAATGGTAGGGACGGCTTACTTAGATGACGAAATTTATGAGCCATTACAAGCTGCATACGATAAAGTACCTATGTTAGCTGAACAGTATCCTACAAAGGAACAGATTATTGATGCTGAAGCAGACTTTTTATATGGGGGCTGGAAAAGCGCCTTTGGAGAGAAAGGTGTTGGTACACAGGAAGAGCTTGAAACTTTAGGGATTCACTCTTATTTACATACAGCCTCAAGTATGACG of Lysinibacillus agricola contains these proteins:
- a CDS encoding elongation factor G, producing MHVTIGVLAHVDAGKTTFSEQLLFHTNSIQARGRVDHQDTFLDNHELERQRGITIFAEQGRMSLGDDTYTLIDTPGHVDFSPEMERAIRVMDYAIIIVSAVEGIQGHTETVWQLLRQYHVPTFFFINKIDREGADVEAVMAQLQKDCSEDVLFVDEPLRSDYVSTHMMEWLAERDEQLLDAFLNETLDSSNCLTHLQAMINQENAFLCFTGSALKDIGIKEFLAQLPLLTETHFNNNVAFQGEVFKIRHDGHQRLTFLKGLQGTLHVRDEFSFGDVTEKVTEIRLYNGSRYETVQEVKAGEIFVVKGISQANIGDIIGRASNSQPYELVPTLQAKVQYEGDQHIKEVLKTFRMLEAEEPSLRVIWHEKFQEIHVHIMGVIQLEVLIEVLNKRFSLDISFGEPQILYMETISTTVTGYGHFEPLKHYAEVHLLMEPNTRGTGNTFVNACHADDLSVGHQRLIEKHLFERDHHGLLTGFPVTDIRFTLLTGRAHIKHTEGGDFREATFRALRQGLEQAENVLLEPYYRFKLKAPSDFIGRMMTDIQQASGTFDAPILTENNAILTGRAPVATFMSYSTTFAAYTNGKGVLSLQFDGYDLCHNTEDIIAQIGYDKNADPEYTSSSIFCAKGKGYSVPWQEAEAAMHCTK